From Sphingomonas nostoxanthinifaciens, a single genomic window includes:
- a CDS encoding TonB-dependent receptor domain-containing protein yields MRSLRRALLTTSTGALIAAMAAMPSFAQTAAPVQTLAPPAADPAAPANEAAPQAASVGDIVVTGSRITASGFTAPTPTTVIGAADIAKNAEPNIFNTIAQLPSLMGSTGRTTGVATTSSGTQGLSSFSLRGLGAIRTLTLLDGQRFIGANVTGVPDISQFPQLLISRVDVVTGGASASYGSDAVGGVVNFITEKHFEGVKMNAEGGATTYGDDVNYTAQIAWGHAFMDNRLHVEVSGEYGHEGGVPNPGFGLTGANGRHWYASPALQVKAIAATPAGQPQYTYITNAQQFQYAKYGLITAGPLQGIAFGANGQPFNFVYGSNGVPSKTASGSVAGCITPFCSGGDLSGLVGAGTSLASRLSRAVGYGRVGFDIAPSSEIYATVNVAQVRSSNSPNPGAAKNANLTIQCSNPYVPASIQAACATNNITSFQFGTSLANFPDNINVHTQRRNYRGVLGTDGKFAALGTTWSYDAYYEHGENVTDIHVRNISLTPRFNAAIQAVAGPNGTITCASAVAVAAGCQPFDIIGNVAPSGAALNYVEPTTGPFQHTLQKQDAASASINGQPVSLWAGPVSVAFGYEFRREWYRVRGDPYGNGLDQYTQFDSAYPADPLLNTTAGNNWYAGNYHNGQGKYHVNEGFLELNIPLLDSESIGKANLNVAGRETKYSTNTKWIGSWKIGGTYETPISGLRLRAVTSRDVRAPNLSELFAAPIFANNVVNDPRVAAGRSVTVAQSTLGNPALKPEIARNTEAGIALSRPNWLPGFSASFDYYHIKVDGVVSTLSAQQQVDLCYIAGNQDLCKSIFLDSTQPNGNFVNVQAFNVASIKTKGFDIETSYVFPLRRVGLPGTFTVRGLATHVISFLTDSGVLGTIPTESAGVNLGNTPHWKYFVTQSWDTPKASLTVTERWFSDGVYSNEYIQCTSNCPVSTAQHPTIDNNRMPGAFYVDLGGSYKVYKNITAYFKIDNLLNKSPVPAPATNVSYGANPFLYDVLGRQYRVGLRYNF; encoded by the coding sequence ATGCGGAGCCTGCGGCGCGCATTGCTCACCACCAGCACCGGAGCGCTGATCGCCGCGATGGCGGCGATGCCGAGCTTTGCGCAAACGGCCGCGCCGGTGCAGACGCTTGCGCCGCCGGCCGCCGATCCTGCCGCGCCGGCGAACGAGGCGGCCCCGCAGGCCGCTTCGGTCGGCGACATCGTCGTCACCGGATCGCGCATCACCGCCAGCGGCTTCACCGCCCCGACGCCGACCACCGTGATCGGCGCCGCGGACATCGCGAAGAACGCCGAGCCCAACATCTTCAACACCATCGCGCAATTGCCGTCGCTGATGGGCAGCACCGGCCGCACGACCGGCGTCGCCACCACCTCCAGCGGCACGCAGGGCCTGAGCTCGTTCAGCTTGCGCGGCCTGGGTGCGATCCGCACGCTGACCCTGCTCGACGGCCAGCGCTTCATCGGCGCGAACGTCACCGGCGTGCCGGACATCAGCCAGTTCCCGCAGCTGCTGATCAGTCGCGTCGACGTGGTGACGGGCGGCGCATCGGCGTCCTACGGCTCGGACGCGGTCGGCGGCGTCGTCAACTTCATCACCGAGAAGCATTTCGAGGGCGTGAAGATGAACGCCGAGGGTGGCGCCACCACCTATGGCGACGACGTCAACTACACCGCCCAGATCGCATGGGGCCATGCGTTCATGGACAATCGCCTCCATGTCGAGGTGAGCGGCGAATATGGCCATGAGGGCGGCGTGCCCAATCCGGGCTTCGGCCTGACCGGCGCGAACGGCCGCCACTGGTACGCGTCGCCGGCATTGCAGGTGAAGGCGATCGCGGCGACGCCCGCCGGCCAGCCGCAATATACCTACATCACCAACGCCCAGCAGTTCCAATATGCGAAGTACGGCCTGATCACGGCCGGCCCGCTGCAGGGCATCGCATTCGGCGCGAACGGTCAGCCCTTCAACTTCGTCTATGGCTCGAACGGCGTTCCCAGCAAGACGGCGAGCGGCTCGGTCGCCGGCTGTATCACGCCGTTCTGCTCGGGCGGCGACCTGAGCGGCCTCGTCGGCGCGGGCACCAGCCTGGCATCGCGTCTGTCGCGCGCGGTCGGCTATGGCCGTGTCGGCTTCGACATCGCGCCGAGCAGCGAGATCTATGCGACCGTCAACGTCGCGCAGGTCCGCTCGTCCAACTCGCCGAATCCGGGTGCGGCGAAGAACGCCAACCTGACGATCCAGTGTTCCAACCCGTACGTGCCCGCCTCGATCCAGGCGGCATGCGCGACGAACAACATCACCAGCTTCCAGTTCGGCACCAGCCTCGCCAACTTCCCCGACAACATCAACGTCCATACCCAGCGCCGCAATTATCGCGGCGTGCTGGGGACGGACGGCAAGTTCGCGGCGCTCGGCACGACGTGGAGCTACGACGCTTATTACGAGCATGGCGAGAACGTGACGGACATCCACGTCCGCAACATCTCGCTGACGCCGCGCTTCAACGCCGCGATCCAGGCGGTGGCCGGGCCGAACGGCACGATCACCTGCGCCTCGGCGGTCGCCGTGGCGGCGGGATGCCAGCCGTTCGACATCATCGGCAACGTCGCGCCGAGCGGGGCTGCGCTCAACTATGTCGAGCCGACGACCGGCCCGTTCCAGCACACGCTACAGAAGCAGGATGCCGCGAGCGCCAGCATCAACGGCCAGCCGGTTTCGCTGTGGGCCGGCCCGGTCTCGGTCGCGTTCGGCTACGAGTTCCGCAGGGAATGGTATCGCGTCCGCGGCGACCCGTACGGCAACGGCCTCGACCAGTATACGCAGTTCGATTCCGCTTATCCGGCCGATCCGCTGCTCAATACCACTGCGGGCAACAACTGGTATGCCGGCAACTATCATAACGGCCAGGGCAAGTATCACGTCAACGAGGGCTTCCTCGAGCTGAACATCCCGCTGCTGGATTCGGAGAGCATCGGCAAGGCGAACCTCAACGTCGCCGGGCGCGAGACCAAGTACAGCACGAATACTAAGTGGATCGGCAGCTGGAAGATCGGCGGCACCTACGAGACGCCGATTTCGGGCCTGCGGCTGCGCGCCGTGACGTCGCGCGACGTTCGCGCGCCGAACCTGTCGGAGCTGTTCGCGGCGCCGATCTTCGCCAACAACGTCGTCAACGATCCGCGCGTCGCCGCGGGCCGTTCGGTGACGGTGGCGCAGTCGACGCTCGGCAACCCCGCCCTCAAGCCGGAAATCGCACGCAACACCGAAGCGGGCATCGCGCTGTCGCGCCCGAACTGGCTGCCGGGCTTCAGCGCCTCGTTCGATTATTACCACATCAAGGTGGATGGGGTGGTGTCGACACTGTCGGCGCAGCAGCAGGTCGATCTCTGCTACATCGCCGGCAATCAGGATCTGTGTAAGAGCATCTTCCTCGACAGCACGCAGCCGAACGGCAATTTCGTCAACGTCCAGGCGTTCAACGTCGCCTCGATCAAGACGAAGGGCTTCGACATCGAGACGAGCTACGTCTTCCCGCTGCGTCGGGTCGGCCTGCCCGGCACGTTCACGGTGCGTGGTCTCGCGACGCACGTCATCAGCTTCCTGACGGACTCGGGCGTGCTCGGCACCATCCCGACCGAAAGCGCCGGCGTGAACCTCGGCAACACGCCGCACTGGAAATATTTCGTCACGCAGAGCTGGGACACGCCCAAGGCGAGCCTGACGGTGACCGAGCGCTGGTTCAGCGACGGCGTCTACAGCAACGAATATATCCAGTGCACGTCCAACTGCCCGGTCTCGACCGCGCAGCATCCGACGATCGACAACAACCGCATGCCCGGTGCCTTCTACGTCGATCTTGGCGGATCTTATAAGGTGTACAAGAACATCACCGCTTATTTCAAGATCGACAACCTGCTCAACAAGTCGCCGGTGCCGGCACCGGCGACCAACGTCAGCTACGGTGCCAATCCGTTCCTGTACGACGTCCTCGGCCGTCAGTATCGCGTCGGCCTGCGCTACAACTTCTGA
- a CDS encoding outer membrane protein assembly factor BamB family protein → MRNTSWLLLGAATLTLTLGGLALAEGNAGPFTTAQVEAGRQAYGEQCAVCHQPDLAGATDAPPLAGSAFMGAWGKRPVAALYSKIHASMPLGRGGSLDDTTYASIVAFILHANGATAGTAPLTAAAEVAIGSIVTGKAPADLTAAAPAAAAAQVSGAKEAAPADASGGEKASIATSAGFAAPGQTVRYSDPGRFVIPSKLGLSLKGDIEDYQPVTDAMLLSPPDGDWLMLRRNYAGWSYSPLAQIDASNVAKLQLKWMWSMPENGTMEDTPIVHAGVMFMWGVGNVVQALDAKTGELLWENRLGPLPKTAGPGPSSEETRSMGVYGTNLYVNTPQGMVYALDARTGEEVWKTHITDNKPGVGYSTGGLMIVHGKVIVGMTNCGRKGTPDHCYISAYDAATGKRDWKFVTVALTGQPGGDTWNGMPDDDRKGGEAWIAGTYDPALNTTYWGTAQAKPWRRDERGSGNGATDYANSTLALDPDTGKLKWAFNHSPGETFDLDEVFERVLIDHGAQKTLMTIGKAGILWKLDRVTGKYLGSTQTVFQNVFTSIDPKTGRPTYRKDVIDQKSDQWLASCPGPEGGHNWQATSYHQPSDTIILPLSQSCVLMLGNGSQVYYEMPGSDGNLGRLSAYRTADMKPLWTMQQRAPFLTGVVSTAGNLAFVGDFDRVFRAVDVRDGRTLWKVRLGTTVQGFPVTFTVDGRQYVAVTTALGGGSPQLKPSTMLGEVHRPVTGYAVYVFGLPDTP, encoded by the coding sequence ATGCGCAATACCTCCTGGCTGCTGCTCGGTGCCGCAACGCTGACGCTGACGCTCGGCGGCCTGGCGCTGGCCGAGGGCAATGCCGGGCCGTTCACGACGGCGCAGGTCGAGGCGGGGCGGCAGGCCTATGGCGAGCAGTGCGCGGTCTGCCACCAGCCCGATCTCGCCGGCGCGACCGACGCGCCGCCGCTCGCCGGATCGGCCTTCATGGGTGCGTGGGGCAAGCGGCCGGTGGCGGCGCTCTACAGCAAGATTCACGCCTCGATGCCGCTCGGGCGCGGCGGCAGCCTCGACGATACGACCTATGCCAGCATCGTCGCCTTCATCCTGCACGCCAATGGCGCGACGGCCGGCACCGCGCCGCTGACCGCCGCCGCCGAAGTGGCCATCGGCAGCATCGTCACGGGCAAGGCGCCTGCCGATTTGACCGCGGCCGCGCCCGCCGCGGCGGCGGCGCAGGTGAGCGGCGCGAAGGAAGCCGCGCCGGCCGATGCCTCGGGCGGCGAGAAAGCCAGCATTGCCACCTCTGCCGGCTTCGCCGCGCCCGGCCAGACGGTGCGCTATTCGGATCCCGGCCGCTTCGTCATCCCCAGCAAGCTCGGGCTGAGCCTGAAGGGCGACATCGAGGATTACCAGCCGGTCACCGACGCGATGTTGCTCAGCCCGCCCGACGGCGACTGGCTGATGCTGCGGCGGAATTATGCCGGCTGGAGCTACAGCCCGCTCGCGCAGATCGACGCCAGCAATGTCGCGAAGCTGCAGCTCAAGTGGATGTGGTCGATGCCGGAGAACGGCACGATGGAGGACACGCCGATCGTCCATGCCGGCGTGATGTTCATGTGGGGCGTCGGCAACGTCGTCCAGGCGCTGGATGCGAAGACCGGTGAATTGCTGTGGGAGAATCGGCTCGGGCCGCTGCCCAAGACCGCCGGGCCCGGCCCATCGTCCGAAGAGACGCGCAGCATGGGGGTGTACGGCACCAACCTCTACGTCAACACGCCGCAAGGCATGGTCTATGCGCTCGATGCGCGGACGGGCGAAGAGGTGTGGAAGACCCACATCACCGACAACAAGCCCGGCGTCGGCTATTCAACCGGCGGCCTGATGATCGTGCACGGCAAGGTGATCGTCGGCATGACCAATTGCGGCCGCAAGGGCACGCCCGACCATTGCTATATCAGCGCCTACGACGCGGCGACCGGCAAGCGCGACTGGAAGTTCGTGACGGTCGCGCTGACCGGCCAGCCCGGCGGCGACACGTGGAACGGCATGCCCGACGACGATCGCAAGGGCGGCGAGGCGTGGATCGCCGGCACCTACGATCCCGCGCTCAACACCACCTACTGGGGCACGGCGCAGGCCAAGCCGTGGCGGCGCGACGAGCGCGGTTCGGGCAATGGCGCGACCGATTATGCCAATTCGACGCTCGCGCTCGATCCCGACACCGGTAAACTCAAATGGGCGTTCAACCATTCGCCGGGCGAGACCTTCGACCTCGACGAAGTGTTCGAGCGCGTGCTGATCGATCATGGCGCGCAGAAGACGCTGATGACGATCGGCAAGGCCGGCATCCTGTGGAAGCTCGACCGCGTCACCGGCAAATATCTCGGCTCCACCCAGACGGTGTTCCAGAACGTCTTCACCAGCATCGATCCGAAGACCGGGCGGCCGACCTATCGCAAGGACGTGATCGACCAGAAATCGGATCAGTGGCTCGCCTCGTGTCCGGGGCCGGAAGGTGGGCATAACTGGCAGGCGACCAGTTATCACCAGCCGAGCGACACGATCATCCTGCCGCTCAGCCAGAGCTGCGTGCTGATGCTCGGCAACGGATCGCAGGTCTATTACGAAATGCCGGGCAGCGACGGCAATCTCGGCCGGCTGTCAGCCTATCGCACCGCCGACATGAAGCCGCTGTGGACGATGCAGCAGCGCGCGCCGTTCCTGACCGGGGTGGTGTCGACCGCGGGCAACCTCGCCTTCGTCGGCGATTTCGATCGCGTCTTCCGCGCGGTCGACGTGCGCGACGGGCGGACCTTGTGGAAGGTGCGGCTCGGCACGACCGTGCAGGGCTTCCCGGTGACCTTCACGGTCGACGGCCGGCAATATGTCGCGGTGACGACCGCGCTCGGCGGCGGCAGCCCGCAGCTGAAACCCAGCACGATGCTGGGCGAGGTGCATCGCCCCGTCACCGGCTATGCCGTCTACGTGTTCGGCCTGCCCGACACGCCCTGA
- a CDS encoding cupin domain-containing protein — protein MKGFRYLGAAFATVAVALAASAQMMPKDEPMPVTAQKMPEEYWSAKPSTPTPYVAPNKVHWKLSEILAAHRGQTDWVQPIVRNPQQDADYISLGVGKKTKRRMYADDRVVWIVQDGTMKVSIDGVEPFEATKGFMVNVPFRHFYSIETVGDKPSLRFEVRHAGSPPLYPLSETPDPYPGRTYVKVTGNPGPAQIGDSNPIYLDFWKQIANGDKPYNGKFVWDDHFTSNILRGKAQPVPPESNVGHFHVDWTEFWFVMEGKVNYKIEGYPLFEAQQGDVVAAVKGRWHRPSNSPNAPMSTRIPFNPRPVILHNFEPAH, from the coding sequence ATGAAGGGCTTCCGTTATCTCGGCGCCGCGTTCGCCACCGTGGCCGTCGCACTGGCCGCGTCCGCGCAAATGATGCCCAAGGACGAGCCGATGCCCGTCACCGCGCAGAAGATGCCCGAGGAATATTGGTCGGCCAAGCCGAGCACCCCGACGCCCTATGTCGCGCCCAACAAGGTGCACTGGAAGCTCTCCGAAATCCTCGCCGCGCATCGCGGCCAGACCGATTGGGTCCAGCCGATCGTGCGCAACCCGCAGCAGGATGCCGATTACATCTCGCTCGGCGTCGGCAAGAAGACCAAGCGCAGGATGTATGCCGACGATCGCGTCGTCTGGATCGTGCAGGACGGCACGATGAAGGTCTCGATCGACGGCGTCGAGCCGTTCGAGGCGACCAAGGGCTTCATGGTCAACGTCCCCTTCCGTCATTTCTATTCGATCGAGACGGTCGGCGACAAGCCGTCGCTCCGCTTCGAGGTGCGCCATGCCGGCTCGCCGCCGCTCTATCCCTTGTCTGAGACGCCCGACCCCTATCCCGGCCGGACCTATGTGAAGGTCACCGGCAATCCGGGCCCGGCGCAGATCGGCGACAGCAACCCGATCTATCTCGATTTCTGGAAGCAGATCGCCAATGGCGACAAGCCCTATAACGGCAAGTTCGTGTGGGACGATCACTTCACCTCGAACATCCTGCGCGGCAAGGCGCAGCCGGTGCCGCCGGAGAGCAATGTCGGCCACTTCCACGTCGACTGGACCGAGTTCTGGTTCGTCATGGAGGGCAAGGTGAATTACAAGATCGAGGGCTATCCCCTGTTCGAGGCGCAGCAGGGCGACGTGGTCGCGGCGGTCAAGGGCCGCTGGCATCGCCCGTCGAACAGCCCGAACGCGCCGATGTCGACGCGCATCCCGTTCAATCCGCGCCCCGTCATCCTCCACAATTTCGAGCCGGCGCATTGA
- a CDS encoding outer membrane protein assembly factor BamB family protein: protein MNWTRRAALALPLLGWLGARFPALAQISPRKRAPGDTDWTSYAGSAANTRYSPLDQVNGKNFNELEIAWRFKTDILGVRPEYQFESTPLVVNGVLYSTAGSRRDVIALDAATGELLWIHREDEGERARRAPRQLSGRGLSYWTDGTEERLLYVTIGYRLIALDIRTGQRIAGFGTDGVIDLRQDDDQQIDPVTADVGLNATPCVVKDTVIVGAAHTAGNVPLTRDNVRGYVRGFDVRTGKRKWIFHTIPRKGEFGYDTWLDGTEKIGNAGVWSQMSADPELNLVYIGVELPTGDVGGQYRRGNGLFGESIVALDIDTGVRKWHYQTVHHGLWDYDIPAAPVLLDVPVKGKGVVKLLAAPTKQSFLYVLDRVTGKPVWPIPERKVPKGDVPGEWYSPTQPIPTKPKAYDVQGITPDVLIDFTPELHAQALEVIKNYRTGPLFTPASVFDPEGTWGTLTAPSLTGGSNWPGGAADPETGIIYVCSKTQADVMTELKNDNPKLSDFAWINVRGMAKAPKRGTHTYGYLTVEGLPLLKPPYERITAIDLKTGDFVWQVPHGETPDQIRNHPKLKGLKIPKTGRPGNIGALVTKTLVIAGEAGIFTLPDGRRGAMLCAYDKATGEQKGAVYMPAGQSGCPMTYMLNGRQHIVIAVGGGNYSGELIAYRLSSA from the coding sequence ATGAACTGGACGCGACGGGCAGCGCTGGCGCTCCCACTGCTCGGATGGCTGGGCGCTCGCTTTCCCGCGCTGGCGCAGATCAGCCCGCGCAAGCGGGCGCCCGGCGATACCGACTGGACGAGCTATGCGGGTAGCGCCGCGAACACGCGCTACTCGCCGCTCGATCAGGTCAACGGCAAGAATTTCAACGAGCTCGAGATCGCATGGCGGTTCAAGACCGACATTCTGGGCGTGCGCCCCGAATATCAGTTCGAATCGACCCCGCTCGTCGTCAACGGCGTGCTCTATTCGACGGCGGGCAGCCGCCGCGACGTGATCGCGCTCGATGCCGCCACCGGCGAGTTGCTGTGGATCCACCGCGAGGATGAGGGCGAGCGCGCCCGCCGCGCGCCGCGCCAGCTTTCGGGACGCGGCCTGTCCTACTGGACCGACGGCACCGAGGAGCGATTGCTCTACGTCACGATCGGCTATCGCCTGATCGCGCTCGACATCCGCACCGGCCAGCGCATCGCCGGTTTCGGCACCGACGGCGTGATCGACCTGCGGCAGGACGACGACCAGCAGATTGATCCGGTCACCGCCGATGTCGGTCTCAATGCCACGCCGTGCGTGGTCAAGGATACGGTGATCGTCGGCGCGGCGCACACCGCCGGCAATGTGCCGCTGACGCGCGACAATGTACGCGGCTACGTCCGCGGCTTCGACGTGCGCACCGGCAAGCGCAAGTGGATCTTCCACACCATCCCGCGGAAGGGCGAGTTCGGCTACGACACGTGGCTCGACGGCACCGAAAAGATCGGCAATGCCGGCGTCTGGTCGCAGATGTCGGCCGATCCCGAGCTCAACCTCGTCTATATCGGCGTCGAGCTGCCGACCGGCGACGTCGGCGGCCAGTATCGCCGCGGCAACGGCCTGTTCGGCGAGAGCATCGTCGCGCTCGACATCGATACGGGCGTGCGCAAATGGCATTACCAGACCGTCCATCACGGCCTGTGGGACTATGACATTCCCGCCGCCCCGGTGCTGCTCGACGTGCCGGTCAAGGGCAAGGGCGTGGTCAAGTTGCTCGCCGCGCCGACCAAGCAATCCTTCCTCTACGTGCTCGATCGCGTGACGGGCAAGCCGGTCTGGCCGATCCCCGAGCGCAAGGTGCCGAAGGGCGACGTGCCGGGCGAATGGTATTCGCCGACCCAGCCCATTCCGACCAAGCCCAAGGCGTATGACGTGCAGGGCATCACGCCCGACGTGCTGATCGACTTCACCCCCGAACTGCACGCACAGGCGCTGGAGGTCATCAAGAATTACCGCACCGGCCCGCTCTTCACCCCCGCCTCGGTGTTCGATCCCGAAGGCACGTGGGGCACGCTGACCGCGCCGTCGCTCACCGGCGGCAGCAACTGGCCCGGCGGCGCCGCCGATCCCGAGACCGGCATCATCTACGTCTGCTCGAAGACGCAGGCCGACGTGATGACCGAGCTGAAGAACGACAATCCCAAATTGTCCGACTTCGCGTGGATCAACGTGCGCGGCATGGCCAAGGCGCCCAAGCGCGGCACCCACACTTACGGCTATCTGACGGTCGAGGGCCTGCCTTTGCTCAAGCCGCCCTACGAGCGGATCACCGCGATCGATCTCAAGACCGGCGATTTCGTGTGGCAGGTGCCGCACGGCGAGACGCCCGACCAGATCCGCAACCACCCCAAGCTCAAAGGGCTCAAGATCCCCAAGACCGGCCGTCCCGGCAATATCGGCGCGCTCGTCACCAAGACGTTGGTGATCGCCGGCGAGGCCGGGATCTTCACCCTCCCCGACGGCCGCCGCGGCGCGATGCTGTGCGCCTACGACAAGGCGACCGGCGAGCAGAAGGGCGCGGTCTACATGCCGGCCGGCCAGAGCGGCTGCCCGATGACCTACATGCTCAACGGCCGCCAGCACATCGTGATCGCGGTCGGCGGCGGCAATTATAGCGGCGAGCTGATCGCCTATCGCCTGTCGTCCGCATGA
- a CDS encoding c-type cytochrome, producing the protein MTNRSCRLALIGAAALALPAIALAAGATGTVWAGAYTDAQATRGQAAYATSCAACHGDALNGGDSAPPLAGGAFLANWNNQSAGDLFTRIKTTMPFDAPGSLGSATVADIEAFILSRNGYPAGAAELTHDAGVLGQTRILAEKPAS; encoded by the coding sequence ATGACCAATCGTTCCTGCCGCCTTGCCCTGATCGGCGCCGCCGCGCTGGCCTTGCCCGCGATCGCGCTCGCCGCCGGCGCGACCGGCACCGTCTGGGCCGGCGCCTATACCGATGCGCAGGCCACGCGCGGCCAGGCGGCCTACGCCACCAGCTGCGCGGCCTGCCATGGCGACGCGCTCAATGGCGGCGATTCGGCCCCGCCGCTCGCGGGCGGCGCCTTCCTCGCCAACTGGAACAATCAGAGCGCGGGCGACCTGTTCACCCGCATCAAGACGACGATGCCGTTCGACGCGCCGGGCAGCCTCGGCAGCGCGACCGTCGCCGACATCGAGGCCTTCATCCTGTCGCGCAACGGCTATCCCGCCGGCGCGGCCGAGCTGACGCACGATGCCGGCGTGCTCGGCCAGACGCGCATCCTCGCCGAAAAGCCCGCTTCGTGA
- a CDS encoding CaiB/BaiF CoA transferase family protein, which yields MTTPETPERAMQPLAGLRVLDVSQVMAGPFACMLLGDMGADVIKVEPPVVGDSSRRSMGFRLKGDDSPGFLALNRNKRSIVLDLKDPADRETFDALAKTADILVENGRPGVADRLGIGYERLRALNPRLIYASISGFGPGGPWAARPGYDLIAQAMSGIMSAVGLPGHEPVKNGTPVADLGSALFAVYGILSAVIGREKTGEGQLVTASLFEAALGLSIWETAEYWGTGQSPKPLGSANRMSAPYQAVAASDGWFVFAAANQKLWLALLQVMSLPELNDDPRFGDNSVRVANAAVLIDTLRPTFATRTVEQWVSGLLAAGVPAGPILDYAQSLASDHAAARQMVQDIPHPVEGSFKALGFPVKLSATPQQLRMPPPLLDQHGPDIRAELEGAQA from the coding sequence GTGACGACGCCCGAGACGCCGGAACGCGCCATGCAGCCATTGGCTGGATTGCGTGTGTTGGACGTGTCGCAGGTGATGGCTGGACCGTTTGCGTGCATGTTGCTGGGCGACATGGGTGCGGACGTGATCAAGGTCGAGCCGCCTGTGGTGGGGGACAGTTCGCGGCGGTCGATGGGGTTCCGGCTGAAGGGCGACGACAGTCCGGGGTTCCTCGCGCTCAACCGCAACAAGCGCTCGATCGTGCTCGATTTGAAGGATCCGGCCGACCGCGAGACCTTCGACGCGCTGGCGAAGACCGCCGACATCCTCGTCGAAAATGGCCGGCCCGGCGTCGCCGACCGGCTCGGCATCGGTTACGAGCGGCTGCGCGCGCTCAACCCGCGGCTGATCTATGCGAGCATTTCGGGGTTCGGGCCGGGCGGCCCGTGGGCGGCGCGGCCGGGCTACGACCTGATCGCGCAGGCGATGTCGGGGATCATGAGCGCGGTCGGGCTGCCGGGGCACGAGCCGGTCAAGAACGGCACGCCGGTCGCCGATCTCGGCTCGGCCCTGTTCGCGGTCTACGGCATCCTCTCCGCCGTGATCGGCCGCGAGAAGACCGGCGAGGGCCAGCTCGTCACCGCGTCGTTGTTCGAAGCCGCACTCGGTCTGTCGATCTGGGAGACCGCCGAATATTGGGGGACGGGCCAGAGCCCCAAGCCGCTGGGCTCGGCCAACCGCATGTCGGCGCCCTATCAGGCGGTGGCGGCGTCCGACGGCTGGTTCGTGTTCGCCGCCGCCAACCAGAAGCTCTGGCTGGCGCTGCTCCAGGTGATGAGCCTGCCCGAACTGAACGACGATCCGCGCTTCGGCGACAACAGCGTCCGCGTCGCCAACGCCGCCGTGCTGATCGACACGCTCAGGCCCACCTTCGCCACGCGCACGGTCGAGCAATGGGTGAGCGGCCTGCTCGCCGCCGGCGTGCCCGCCGGCCCGATCCTCGATTACGCCCAGTCGCTGGCCTCCGACCACGCCGCCGCACGCCAGATGGTGCAGGACATCCCCCACCCGGTCGAAGGCAGCTTCAAGGCGCTCGGCTTCCCGGTCAAACTCTCCGCCACCCCCCAGCAACTCCGCATGCCTCCACCCCTCCTCGACCAGCATGGACCCGACATCCGCGCGGAACTCGAGGGCGCGCAGGCATGA
- a CDS encoding enoyl-CoA hydratase: MSGETRWTKDGVVARILFDRPEAYNALTWDMWRGLGTACAAIAADPEIRVVTLRGAGGKAFVSGTDIAGFQSFTSGAEGVAYEAEMDSYVGAVEALPQPTIAIVDGWAVGGGLALSFACDFRIAATGARFGSPLARTIGNCLSARGYARLVQHAGIPIAKRMLLAAEIVPAAELHALGLVNALVEPDAIDATVAELVDRLAANAPLTQRVSKEAIRRLSTLNQPDIDDLVATIYGSADFAEGVRSFLAKEKPVWRGR; this comes from the coding sequence ATGAGCGGCGAGACCCGCTGGACCAAGGACGGCGTCGTCGCACGCATCCTGTTCGATCGCCCCGAAGCCTATAATGCCCTGACGTGGGACATGTGGCGTGGGCTCGGCACCGCCTGCGCCGCGATCGCCGCCGATCCCGAGATTCGCGTGGTGACCTTGCGCGGGGCGGGCGGCAAGGCGTTCGTGTCGGGCACCGACATCGCCGGCTTCCAGAGCTTCACGAGCGGCGCCGAAGGCGTCGCCTACGAGGCCGAGATGGATTCCTATGTCGGTGCGGTCGAGGCGTTGCCGCAGCCGACGATCGCGATCGTCGACGGCTGGGCGGTGGGCGGCGGGCTCGCTCTATCGTTCGCCTGCGACTTCCGCATCGCCGCGACCGGCGCACGCTTCGGTTCGCCGCTCGCGCGCACGATCGGCAATTGCCTGTCGGCGCGCGGCTATGCGCGGCTGGTGCAGCATGCCGGCATTCCCATCGCCAAGCGGATGCTGCTCGCCGCCGAGATCGTGCCGGCGGCCGAGCTGCACGCGCTCGGCCTCGTCAATGCGCTGGTCGAGCCCGATGCGATCGACGCGACCGTCGCCGAACTGGTCGACCGCCTCGCCGCCAACGCGCCGCTCACCCAGCGCGTGAGCAAGGAGGCGATCCGCCGCCTGTCGACGCTCAACCAGCCCGACATCGACGATCTGGTCGCCACCATCTACGGCAGCGCCGACTTTGCCGAGGGGGTGCGCAGCTTCCTCGCCAAGGAAAAGCCCGTGTGGCGGGGGCGCTGA